A region of Chloroflexota bacterium DNA encodes the following proteins:
- a CDS encoding transposase encodes LSADNNLAERSLRPLVVARKISGGTRSSRGSRITLALASLFETWKARGLNPLTQCFSMLAQGP; translated from the coding sequence CTGAGTGCGGACAACAATCTGGCCGAACGGAGCCTTCGTCCGCTGGTGGTAGCGCGCAAGATCAGCGGGGGTACGCGGAGTAGCCGCGGTAGCAGGATCACGTTGGCCCTGGCCAGTCTCTTTGAGACGTGGAAAGCACGTGGGCTCAATCCCCTTACGCAGTGCTTCAGTATGCTTGCTCAAGGCCCTTAA